One part of the Pseudoalteromonas piscicida genome encodes these proteins:
- a CDS encoding cation diffusion facilitator family transporter: protein MTDITTHQASRRRLLIALAITCSFMIIQVIGAYYANSLAVLADAGHLFVHNSSLFIALIASSVAVYLAKTYNDGYKRAEYTGGLINGILYLSIAVIILLEGSERLSHHAGGHDLEVNSYLMSMIAAIGFLFHGASAWVLYKGRKDSINVYAVFLHSFFDLLSTISTFIAGVIIHLTGWEVVDILSSMLISVFVLFTGIKVIIACLKGLATPPEVLPTVQEVERTIVSTEHVESAHNITVSKIDGAVVVGAHVVLKHHCTIESHDSACRVEVEEALKKSFNVLSSVLQIESHDCPHH from the coding sequence ATGACAGATATCACTACGCATCAAGCTTCTCGCCGGAGACTACTGATTGCGCTCGCAATCACTTGCTCTTTTATGATCATTCAAGTTATTGGTGCTTATTACGCTAATTCTCTCGCAGTATTGGCTGATGCTGGACACTTGTTTGTTCACAATAGTTCCTTGTTTATCGCGTTGATAGCGTCAAGTGTGGCAGTCTATCTTGCTAAAACATATAACGATGGTTACAAGCGGGCTGAATATACTGGCGGGCTTATCAATGGCATCCTCTACCTTTCAATTGCGGTAATTATTTTACTCGAAGGGAGTGAGCGGTTGTCTCATCATGCGGGCGGTCATGACCTAGAGGTGAACAGCTATTTAATGTCTATGATTGCTGCAATTGGGTTTTTGTTTCACGGCGCTTCCGCTTGGGTGTTGTACAAAGGCCGTAAAGACAGTATTAACGTCTATGCTGTTTTCTTGCACTCATTTTTTGATTTACTTTCCACCATATCGACATTTATCGCAGGTGTGATCATACACCTCACAGGCTGGGAGGTGGTTGATATTCTCTCGAGTATGCTGATTTCTGTCTTTGTATTGTTTACGGGTATTAAGGTGATAATTGCTTGTCTTAAAGGGCTTGCTACACCTCCAGAAGTTTTGCCTACGGTTCAAGAAGTTGAGAGAACGATTGTGTCTACCGAGCATGTTGAAAGCGCCCATAATATTACGGTTAGCAAAATTGATGGGGCGGTTGTCGTTGGTGCACATGTGGTATTAAAGCATCACTGTACTATTGAATCTCATGATTCAGCGTGTCGTGTAGAAGTGGAAGAAGCGTTGAAAAAGTCCTTTAATGTACTGAGTAGTGTGCTACAAATAGAGAGCCATGATTGCCCTCATCATTAG
- a CDS encoding hybrid sensor histidine kinase/response regulator, translated as MNQKQALIITLVLGVLGGLANLLPIWFLDSSEFLFGQLFVLFILLLCGWRYAIIAVIIGAGFIWYRWEHAWPSVVFFFEVLWLHFVCVRFAKPFFVRGIVYWILLGLPALFIFGYFALELPLLVIFTALAKYLINAGICLAVVDLLSFFFTRSKWQGMPLNQILNSTVNLVIVLVVLMTTVVLTNNYYKRIEAEIKTQLEEASGSIVAQIDDYLDAYRRAMVISATDVSLGIDADYVIERLLKTHANFRTAIVADKDANVTHLYPQHFADTMKGTNANVSDRDYFIKASEYPEGFVSGIFQGRGFDEAPIVAISAPIFIAEEFKGIVEGSLIFGSFERFIPKILAEDANLIVLDKHKRVVYSSLKTEFKTLDMPSDVVLQALFDKESSTFEDSTEQILFKQAAVSKQYEWSVITMLDRKYLNLVAAEAWSDALGLALAIIVLSSIFVRQLTRLLVRPIVALSHDIHAYEPSTLIENSANADSSFLEIIELQQQFNQLAFKLTLSFTKQNQASLENERLNRKLTDFNRELEQQVAEKTEELTKAVEAANAANHSKSRFLANMSHEIRTPLNGIIGMSDSLIREQSLSNEMADQITIIRQSAKNLMLILNDILDYSKIEAGALKIERRVVNLQEMLDSLVSIFKISNVRYGVEFKYEKGSELPTYLELDELRVSQVVNNLLSNAGKFTNKGQITFSVHYDSGILKFTVADTGIGISKAQQETLFHEFTQADLSTTRKFGGTGLGLAISKKLVEAMHGEVRVHSELGLGSQFYVDIPASKGQGVKREQQEVGAPDFNGLDILLVEDNKINQVVVGKLLEKTHCLLDKVDDGVEALVAMKAKNYALVLMDCQMPNMDGFACTKAIRNEPSIYGNPHIIAITANAYEEDKQKCIQAGMDDFIAKPIDINELYQKLSEWQRSELPDSETLDKG; from the coding sequence TTGAATCAAAAGCAAGCGCTCATCATAACTTTAGTCTTAGGTGTATTAGGCGGGCTGGCCAATCTGTTGCCAATTTGGTTTTTGGATAGCTCTGAGTTTCTTTTTGGCCAGCTGTTTGTACTATTTATCCTGCTACTATGCGGATGGCGCTATGCCATTATTGCTGTGATTATTGGTGCCGGCTTTATTTGGTATCGATGGGAGCATGCTTGGCCCTCTGTGGTTTTTTTCTTCGAAGTGTTGTGGCTTCACTTTGTTTGTGTCCGTTTCGCCAAGCCATTTTTTGTTCGGGGTATCGTTTATTGGATTTTGTTGGGTTTGCCTGCATTATTTATTTTTGGCTATTTTGCCCTCGAACTGCCGCTACTCGTTATATTCACTGCACTGGCTAAGTACCTAATCAACGCAGGTATTTGTCTCGCTGTGGTCGACTTGCTGAGCTTTTTCTTTACTCGCAGCAAGTGGCAAGGGATGCCGCTCAATCAAATTCTTAATTCTACCGTCAACCTTGTTATCGTTTTGGTTGTATTGATGACAACCGTTGTATTGACAAACAATTACTACAAAAGAATTGAAGCTGAGATAAAAACACAGCTTGAAGAAGCCTCTGGTTCAATTGTCGCTCAAATTGATGACTACCTTGATGCATATCGTCGCGCGATGGTGATATCCGCAACGGATGTATCCTTAGGGATTGATGCTGATTATGTTATTGAGCGGTTGCTAAAAACTCACGCTAATTTTAGAACCGCGATTGTTGCGGACAAAGATGCTAATGTTACTCACCTTTATCCGCAGCATTTTGCTGATACGATGAAGGGAACAAATGCCAATGTATCTGATAGAGATTATTTTATTAAAGCATCTGAATACCCCGAAGGATTTGTGTCGGGCATATTTCAAGGACGAGGTTTTGATGAAGCACCTATCGTAGCAATTTCAGCACCAATCTTTATCGCCGAAGAGTTTAAAGGGATTGTGGAAGGGTCTTTAATATTTGGCTCGTTTGAACGCTTTATTCCAAAAATCCTTGCTGAAGATGCTAACTTGATTGTGTTGGATAAACACAAAAGGGTCGTTTATAGCTCGTTAAAGACCGAATTTAAAACCCTGGATATGCCAAGTGACGTGGTGTTGCAGGCCTTATTTGATAAAGAATCCTCAACTTTTGAAGATTCTACCGAGCAAATCTTGTTTAAACAGGCTGCGGTATCTAAACAATATGAATGGTCAGTTATCACTATGCTCGACCGTAAATATCTTAACTTAGTTGCTGCTGAAGCCTGGTCAGATGCATTAGGACTTGCGCTTGCGATTATTGTATTGAGCTCTATTTTTGTCCGTCAACTCACGAGATTGTTGGTGCGTCCAATCGTGGCGCTCAGTCATGATATTCATGCTTACGAACCTTCAACTTTAATCGAAAATTCGGCCAATGCAGATAGCAGCTTTTTAGAAATAATTGAGTTGCAGCAGCAGTTCAATCAGTTGGCGTTTAAGCTAACACTGAGTTTTACAAAGCAAAACCAAGCCAGCCTAGAAAACGAAAGACTTAACCGCAAGCTTACCGACTTCAATCGTGAGTTAGAGCAGCAAGTTGCTGAGAAAACGGAAGAGCTAACCAAAGCCGTTGAAGCCGCAAATGCCGCCAACCATTCCAAGAGCCGATTCCTCGCCAATATGAGCCATGAAATTAGAACGCCGTTAAATGGAATTATCGGTATGTCGGATAGCTTGATCAGAGAGCAAAGCCTTAGCAATGAGATGGCAGACCAAATAACAATTATACGGCAATCGGCAAAGAATCTAATGCTTATCCTCAATGATATTTTGGATTATTCTAAAATTGAGGCGGGAGCTCTGAAAATAGAACGTCGAGTTGTGAACTTGCAAGAAATGCTCGACAGTCTGGTCAGCATTTTTAAAATTTCCAATGTCAGATATGGCGTTGAGTTTAAGTACGAAAAGGGTAGTGAACTACCTACATACCTTGAGTTAGATGAACTACGCGTATCACAAGTGGTAAATAATTTACTCAGCAATGCTGGAAAGTTTACCAATAAAGGCCAGATCACATTCTCCGTCCATTATGACAGTGGGATATTAAAGTTTACCGTTGCTGATACTGGGATCGGCATTTCAAAAGCGCAACAGGAAACGTTATTTCATGAGTTTACACAGGCTGATCTTTCAACCACAAGAAAGTTTGGTGGTACCGGACTTGGCTTAGCCATTTCTAAAAAACTAGTTGAAGCGATGCATGGTGAGGTAAGGGTTCACAGTGAACTTGGGCTTGGTAGTCAATTCTATGTAGATATTCCGGCCTCGAAAGGACAGGGCGTCAAGAGAGAGCAACAAGAAGTTGGGGCACCTGATTTCAACGGCCTTGATATTCTATTGGTAGAAGACAATAAAATTAACCAAGTGGTTGTTGGTAAGTTGCTCGAGAAAACTCATTGCTTGTTAGACAAAGTGGACGACGGAGTCGAAGCCTTAGTAGCGATGAAGGCGAAGAACTATGCCTTGGTTTTAATGGATTGCCAAATGCCGAATATGGATGGCTTTGCTTGTACCAAAGCAATCAGAAACGAGCCAAGTATATACGGCAATCCACATATTATTGCGATAACAGCCAACGCCTACGAGGAAGATAAACAAAAATGTATCCAAGCGGGCATGGATGATTTTATTGCAAAACCCATTGATATTAATGAACTCTATCAAAAACTTAGTGAGTGGCAGCGCTCAGAACTACCTGATAGTGAAACGCTAGATAAGGGCTAA
- a CDS encoding GAF domain-containing protein, whose translation MKIPELPENEHARLHALRELAILDTKPTLELDRITQFTAHVFDAPIALVSLVDKDRQWFKSRFGLDAEQTSRDVSFCGHAILEDTVFVVSDTLEDPRFMDNPLVLNAPHIRFYAGAPIILSSGFRIGTVCVIDLEPRELSEADCEILRQIANDVVTQLEKI comes from the coding sequence ATGAAAATCCCTGAGTTACCTGAAAACGAACATGCCAGATTACATGCGCTTAGGGAGCTTGCGATACTCGATACAAAACCAACACTTGAATTGGACCGAATTACTCAATTTACAGCCCATGTTTTTGATGCTCCAATTGCATTGGTGAGTCTTGTTGACAAGGACAGACAGTGGTTTAAATCCCGCTTTGGATTAGATGCTGAGCAAACGTCTCGCGACGTTTCATTTTGCGGCCATGCAATATTAGAAGACACGGTATTCGTAGTTTCCGATACGCTCGAAGATCCTCGCTTTATGGATAACCCTTTGGTGTTAAATGCCCCACATATTCGATTTTATGCTGGTGCGCCTATCATATTGTCCAGCGGCTTTCGTATTGGAACCGTGTGTGTTATCGACTTAGAGCCCCGAGAGTTGAGTGAAGCTGACTGTGAAATACTAAGGCAAATTGCAAACGACGTTGTGACTCAACTGGAGAAAATCTAA